Sequence from the Miscanthus floridulus cultivar M001 chromosome 16, ASM1932011v1, whole genome shotgun sequence genome:
CCATGCAGTGGGGCGCAGTTGCTGCGCCAACGGTGATCCTTCCGGCATTCCAGCAACTTGACAGCAGCCGCATCCTCCTCATCAAAGAGGTGATGCAGCACTGCGTCACCGCACTGGCCACGGGGGACGTCCTGGCGGCGAACACCGGCCTGGTGATCATGTCGACCCTCGCGTCCGCCGACGGCGACCCCTTGCAGCGCGTGGCGTTCGCCTTCGCCGAGGCGCTCGGACGGCGCGCGCTGCAGCAGATGCTGCCGGGCCTGTACGGTGGGCTACTGCAGCTCGACTTCCCATCGCAGCCCGCGGCAATCGGTTACACCGGCGCCACCCGCCTCTGCTTCGACGCGCTATGCCCGCTCCTCCGCGTCGCCGCGTCGGTCGCCAACCACGCGATCGTCACGGCGATGGAGGGCGAGGAGCACGTGCACGTCGTCGACCTTGGCGGCGCCAGCCCAAACCAGTGGCTCGAGCTTCTCCACCTCTTCGCCGTGCGTCCGGAGGGCAAGCCCTCCTCCCTGCGCCTAACCGTCGTCAGCGAGGAGGAAGGGTTACTCTCCTGCACCGCTTGGCTGCTCCACCGCGAGGCCGCGCGCCTGCACATCACCTTCACCTTCAACCCAGTGCGGTCTCACATCGACCGGCTCTCCCCTCACGATGTGGCGTCCTTCGGCGTGCATGGCGGTGAGGCCTTGGCGATCACATCCACCCTGCAGCTCCACCGCCTGATCGCCGACGTGACCAACATTGACCTACCAGCCGTCGCCGATCATCAGCATCATGGCAAGAAAGGGAAGGGGAATAAGCAGCCGAAGCATCAGATAATCATGGCGGACGCGCTCCTTCGCGTCCTCTGCGACCTGTCTCCGAAGTTGATGGTGCTGACGGAGCAGGAGGCCTACCACAACGGCGCCAGCCTCGGGGACCGCGTCCGCAACGCCTTCGACTACTACGCGGCTCTGTTCAACGACCTGGAGGCCGGCGGCGCGCCGCGCGAGTCGGCGGACCGCGCGGCCGTGGAGCGGATGCTTCTCCGGCAGGAGATCATGGACATCGTCGCCCGGGATGGCTCCTCGCGGCGGGAGCGTCACGAGAGCGTCATGGGGTGGGCGCAGAGGATGGGCATGGCTGGGTTCCGGCCCATGCATCTGCAGGTGAGGCGCTTCGACGCGTTCGCAGACCCGGGGCTGCTGGTGCTCCAGCTGTCGCTCCACGGCACGCTCAGGTACTGGGTAGCCCAGGACAACACCTGCTTCATCATCTACGCCAACATGACCCCGATGTTCTCGGTGACGGCGTGGCGGCCGGCGACGACCACCGGCGAGTGATGCGGCAATATATAACTGGCGCAGCAGCATTCGGCTTCTTCACTACCTGATCATCACTGCTGTTTGCTGCGCTTGTCGTTTACTGGTGGGTGATATCATCTGCGGACTGGTTGATTTCCGAGGTTCAGTGGCTGATTATTTAGGGGTTTACCAGATACGGTAGACATTTTATTCCTGATTGATGTCAGCGCGCTGGGTCCTCTAGTTAATTATTTCCTTGATTGAGAGTTTGGAACAGAATTCAGAACTAGTTTTTATTATCGTTTGATTTATTTTTCCGGTGTTGTCATTGATAATTTAATTGCATGCATCATATCGGGCTTGTTATAGCAAATTAAATTCCGGATTGGAAAAGCTTTTTATGCAGACATTTTGTATGAAAGGCTGTTCACCTAAGTGGATAGCTTGGGTAAAGACTTTTATTTTGAGGTGGTGGAAATgttaatgatgaattaatgatgtcGGTTACTTTCTAAAAAAAACAGAAATACTATACAACACACGTGTATTTTAGTAAAAACAACACACGAATTTTTTCTCTCTGTCTCCATCGGTTCTGCTGCTCCGATCCCCCTGCTCCGCAATGCACGCACGCGTCTGCATGCCCGCACCGTGCCGCTGGCTGGACGAAGCACGCAAGCACGCACGCGTCTGCTGGACGAAGCACGCATGCGTTTGTTGGCTGGACGAAGCACGCACACGTCTGCTGGCTGGACAggtctctcctcctcctcctcctcctctaccatCCGTGATTTGttcttttatagaaaaaaaaattgtttcttatgATTTATGGAtatgtgatcttgtgatttgtgattgtctggaggtagaatAAGGCTGGATGCTGGAGGTAGAAGGAGAGTGGAGGtcgttggatcttaattctattgtgcaaaaaaattcatgtgttgaaactataTAAAACACAAGGTTGTTGGGTAGACAGACGCCTTAGATTAGGGAGGTCAACTTTCACCACTCCTCTTTAACAGGATATTTAACTATTTGTCTAGTACTCTTTCACCTGCCAATTTTAGTTTTGCTTCTTAAAATTGCCATATGAATAGCAAACATTGCTACATATTTGACACTTTCAATGATGTGGCCAGCCACCTCACCCCTCCATCGTGTTCATGCCATTGCATGCAAAATGACTATTGTGCCGTGCCTCTTATAGTATCTAATTCAGCTCTCTTTGTTCCCAACACTACTGGAAACAACGTATTTGCTGAGTAAAAAAATGTTTGTCAAGTGcattatatcgggcactcggcaaacaagctctttaTCGAGTGCTGTAAAAAAAATACTCCGCAAAATAATAACACTCGGGaaacaaactctttgccgagtgctaaaaaaATACTCGGTAAACtaagaaaaaacactcggcaaaacataGATACTCGGCAAAAAACCGCCACGTGGACGTCCGTTAGTTACTGTGTCGGCCGTTAGGAGTTTGCTGAGTATCcgttagtggcactcggcaaagaaataagtttgccgagtgtttttttcagcACTTACAAAGAAAcaagtttgtcgagtgtttttttgcactcggcaaataaataagttttttttctcttcagaccttgaaactttttttactctctacatacaacatgtggtactccgtgttaagatttggtatatttctggatctgtttgctatatttaattaatttattacatttcaaggaattttttggtataagtcaattTTGAActtcaagtgattcaaataatagaataaaatgagtaggaaaataatattcatgttattcaGTCCAGTGTGAGGCTTTACCCGAGAAATGAaaaaaatttcgaacatcttgctcaggaaacacgaccacgaaagtgtggccaaatggtttttaaattctaaaaaaagcaaacgaagtctgaaaatcatgagatttgtcaagatctcatgatatcatacgtggaggctgtggtaaaaactTGAGAATGTTTCGCATAATctgtcatgtatgatgtttacaaaccgaagcatctcaaaagaagaatcgtagcgttgagaaggattcggtaagatttggagtcaaagtgacggtcaaattggggtttgacttcaaaattttttgtatagacaatagagaacatagattaattcatgtgtaattttggtaattttttggatctatttgataattttaatttattaagtgcaattatagaattttaattgatataaattaaatttgagatATAACTGtataaaataataagttttttttctcttctgagcttgaaactttttctactctatACATACagcatgtggtactccatgttaagatttggtatatttctgaatCTATTTGCtaattttatttaatttattgcatttcaaggatttttttggtataagccaaatttgaaccgcaagtggtttaaataatagaataaaatgagtagaaaaatgatattcatgttcttGAGTCTAGTATGAGGCCTTActtaggaaatgaaaagaaatttcgaacatcttgttcagaaaacacgaccacgaacgtgtggccgaatggtttttaatttctaaaaaaagcaaacgaagtctaaaaattatgagatttattaagatctcatgatatcatacttgGACGCTGTGGTAAagaattgagaaggtttcacataATTTATCATGTAGGATGTTTACAAACTGaagcatctcagaagaagaatcgtaacgttgagaaggattcggtaagaagaactacatgaaataatggaataatattcatagaaaaatcaaatatatattgttgagtgaattttacaaggtattttcaaagtacatcggaACAATTTTAGAAAAACATGTTATGGAAaaggaggaaaagaaaaaaaaactaagttTGTCGAGTGCTCCTCAGCTggaggtttgtcgagtgtcagatcggggacactcggcaaactgtaacacctctagtgttacgagctcgcttaaCACCTTAACTaaggcctaaaagaaattaattAACTAAGCTCTCGTGTTTTAAAGTTTTAAaactcacataaaatgataaaataAATTATCCATGTTTTTGTATAGCTTGATGGTTCCCGGCAAGTACCTTGGTTTGGTGTAGTTCGTAGGTTGGTTTGACGCTGCGACGTTATCTCAAAAATATCCCAAAGTCCCTTCATAACATACTAGAACTCGTCCTTGCTACTCGACCCATCTACCTCATCTGTTCTCAACGTCATCGTGTTGCCGGCTGCGTCGCTGTTGCAGTTGACCACGCGCAGGCACACCTCTTTGGAGCTGTCCGTGCCAACCGACACGCTTTGTCGGCCACCTTGGGCCAGGCCAAATCCTCCCCGTCCTTTCTTTGATGATCGCCTTAAATGATGTTGGCCAGGTCGCTCACGTTTCTGCTGTCTCAGTCTTGCCTTGCTCGTCTCTGCGGTCTCGATTTGTCGTTGCCAACCGGCATGTCCTGCCATCCACGCTGGGTCAGGTTAGGTCGAATCAGTCCTGCCTCACCCCTCCTTTTTCTTCTCGGTTGCCGTGGGGAACCCTCCTAGTCCTGCTCGTCCTTCTCGCTCTACTCTCTCTTCCGGTTTTCCTCCCACCACGGCGTCCCCGCCAGAGCTATCCGCGCTGGTGCCAGCCTTCCCCATGCTGGAACCACCGCTCTGCTCCACGGCTGCCACGCCCGCTCGCCGCACCACCACGTGGCCATCCGTGCCCACCATTGCCctacctccaccgcgcgcgctaCTCATCCGAGCCAACCGCCTACTGCACGGAGCCCCCCTACCAGCGCCGCAGCTCCACCGTCCTCCCACCACCGTTGCGCCTGCCGTGGCCATTTCCGCTGCCACCACGTGAGCGCGAGCGCGCAAGACCTGCGCTGGAGCTGGCCCTCCCTACGTCACCGTGGGACACCTCCCCACGCTGCCCTCCCTTTTCACTCTCCGCGGCACGCACCAAGCTCGACACCGCCTTACCTCGCGCTGAGCCTACTACA
This genomic interval carries:
- the LOC136510783 gene encoding scarecrow-like protein 3 — protein: MSLENSNSKGKPVIKEEVSPLTPVEQKPFAVMSNLDDKAMLKNEVEEVSLPILETAAPHHHQTPTNDVSGSDDNNGVLGGTSGVQDVGSSSASASASAAHMMQQAAMQWGAVAAPTVILPAFQQLDSSRILLIKEVMQHCVTALATGDVLAANTGLVIMSTLASADGDPLQRVAFAFAEALGRRALQQMLPGLYGGLLQLDFPSQPAAIGYTGATRLCFDALCPLLRVAASVANHAIVTAMEGEEHVHVVDLGGASPNQWLELLHLFAVRPEGKPSSLRLTVVSEEEGLLSCTAWLLHREAARLHITFTFNPVRSHIDRLSPHDVASFGVHGGEALAITSTLQLHRLIADVTNIDLPAVADHQHHGKKGKGNKQPKHQIIMADALLRVLCDLSPKLMVLTEQEAYHNGASLGDRVRNAFDYYAALFNDLEAGGAPRESADRAAVERMLLRQEIMDIVARDGSSRRERHESVMGWAQRMGMAGFRPMHLQVRRFDAFADPGLLVLQLSLHGTLRYWVAQDNTCFIIYANMTPMFSVTAWRPATTTGE